One segment of Panicum virgatum strain AP13 chromosome 1K, P.virgatum_v5, whole genome shotgun sequence DNA contains the following:
- the LOC120701367 gene encoding pentatricopeptide repeat-containing protein At1g09900-like → MKHPPVAAGTTCSPSHPAAAVSAHPFPPTRHKPQRARIRLAAAAANSRWVNPRAPARPSRRGAGGGGANHRLNHLVRLGDLDAALLLVESMRDPDRPAVVPCTLLIKKLCAAGRLDDAERVLRASERAGTADAVARNTLVAGYCRAGGRLADAERMLSSLAASGAADVVTYNTLVAGYCREGRLGDARRLVAGMPLAPNSYTNSTLLKGLCSAKEWDDAEELVAEMIRSGCPPNDLTFGMMIHSLCQNGLVDRAMGVLDQMSKCGCTRGVIVYNEIISCLAELGRVEEALDLFNSMPCKPDIFSYNAAIKGLCRGERWEDAGELITEMVRKDCPPDEVTFNTVISYLCHRGLVDCAMEVVKQMSEYGCKPDNFTYSALVNAFSEHGWVDDALELLRSIPWRPSTVCYRSVLKGLCRADRWEDVGKLAAEMIRNNLTIDEVTFGLIIDCLCQKGLVGYGLEVLQEISNYGCSPDIIMYNSLINGFVEHGSVDDALKLFKSMPCKRNVVTYNYMLKGLCRAEQWEDAGKLVAEMGNDDCLPNEVTFSTLISYLCQKRLVKCAIEVFEKMPKYNCMPNVIIYSTLINGLSEQDCVDDALKLLNNMPCKADTICYSSALKGLCRAERWEDAGELILEMVRTNCPPDEVTFSILINNLCHKGFVEYATEISELMHKYKCTPNIVIYSSLINGFSEQNRVEEALKLLRSMPCEPDIICYSAALKGLCRAKRWEDARELIAEMFRKQCPPDEATLSMLIGSLCQNGLVGLATEVFEQMSEYGCSPNSMIRNSLVNSYSEQGRVDEALKLSSSMA, encoded by the coding sequence ATGAAACACCCACCTGTCGCCGCCGGCACCACCTGCTCGCCGTCTCATCCCGCCGCTGCCGTCTCCGCGCACCCCTTCCCTCCGACGAGACACAAGCCTCAGCGCGCCCGCAtccgcctggccgccgcggcggccaacTCCAGGTGGGTCAACCCGCGCGCGCCTGCGCGCCCgtcccggcgcggcgcgggagggGGCGGGGCTAACCATCGGCTGAACCACCTCGTCCGCCTCGGGGACCTCGacgccgcgctcctcctcgtGGAGTCCATGCGGGACCCCGACCGCCCCGCCGTGGTCCCCTGCACCCTCCTCATCAAGAAGCTCTgcgccgcgggccgcctcgACGACGCCGAGCGCGTGCTCCGGGCGTCGGAGCGCGCGGGCACCGCCGACGCCGTCGCGCGCAACACCCTCGTCGCGGGGTACTGCCGCGCGGGGGGCCGGCTCGCCGACGCCGAGCGGATGCTGTCGTCCCTCGCGGCGtccggcgccgccgacgtcgtCACCTACAACACGCTCGTCGCGGGTTACTGCCGCGAGGGTCGCCTCGGCGACGCGCGGCGCCTCGTCGCCGGCATGCCGCTCGCCCCCAACTCGTACACCAACAGCACCCTGCTCAAGGGCCTGTGCAGCGCCAAGGAGTGGGACGACGCCGAGGAGCTCGTCGCGGAGATGATCCGGAGCGGGTGCCCCCCAAATGATCTCACGTTTGGTATGATGATCCACTCCTTATGCCAGAACGGATTGGTGGACCGTGCAATGGGAGTTCTTGATCAGATGTCCAAGTGTGGGTGCACGCGGGGTGTGATTGtttacaatgaaatcatcagtTGCCTTGCGGAGCTGGGGCGCGTGGAGGAGGCTCTTGATTTATTCAACAGCATGCCGTGCAAGCCAGACATCTTCAGTTACAACGCCGCGATAAAGGGTTTGTGCAGAGGTGAGCGTTGGGAGGATGCTGGAGAGCTTATTACTGAGATGGTTAGGAAGGATTGCCCCCCAGATGAAGTGACATTCAACACAGTGATCAGTTACTTGTGCCACAGAGGGTTGGTTGACTGTGCAATGGAAGTTGTCAAGCAGATGTCCGAGTACGGATGTAAGCCTGATAATTTTACTTACAGTGCCCTTGTTAACGCCTTTTCTGAACATGGGTGGGTAGATGATGCTCTTGAGTTACTAAGAAGCATACCATGGAGGCCTAGCACTGTTTGCTACCGATCTGTTCTGAAGGGACTGTGCAGAGCTGATCGTTGGGAGGATGTCGGGAAGCTTGCCGCTGAGATGATTAGAAACAACCTGACCATTGATGAAGTCACATTTGGGTTAATCATTGATTGTTTGTGCCAAAAAGGACTAGTTGGCTATGGCCTTGAAGTTCTTCAGGAAATCTCAAACTACGGATGCTCACCTGACATTATCATGTATAATTCTCTCATCAATGGCTTTGTTGAACATGGGAGCGTGGATGATGCTCTCAAGCTATTCAAAAGCATGCCATGCAAACGAAATGTTGTTACCTATAATTATATGTTGAAGGGTTTGTGTAGAGCTGAGCAGTGGGAGGATGCTGGGAAGCTTGTAGCTGAGATGGGTAACGATGACTGTCTCCCAAATGAAGTAACATTCAGTACCCTAATCAGCTACTTGTGCCAAAAAAGGTTGGTTAAGTGTGCAATTGAAGTTTTTGAGAAAATGCCAAAGTACAATTGTATGCCTAATGTTATTATCTATAGCACCCTTATCAATGGCCTTTCTGAACAAGACTGTGTAGATGATGCTTTGAAGTTATTAAACAACATGCCATGCAAGGCTGACACCATTTGTTATAGTTCTGCATTGAAGGGCTTGTGTAGGGCTGAGCGATGGGAGGATGCAGGAGAACTTATACTCGAGATGGTTCGAACGAACTGCCCCCCAGATGAAGTCACGTTCAGTATACTGATCAATAACTTGTGTCACAAAGGGTTTGTCGAGTATGCAACTGAAATTTCAGAGCTAATGCATAAGTATAAATGCACGCCTAATATTGTCATTTACAGTTCTCTCATCAACGGATTCTCTGAACAAAACCGTGTGGAAGAAGCTCTCAAGTTACTAAGAAGCATGCCATGTGAGCCTGACATTATTTGCTACAGCGCTGCACTGAAGGGTTTGTGTAGAGCAAAGCGATGGGAGGATGCTAGGGAGCTTATAGCTGAGATGTTTAGAAAGCAGTGCCCACCAGATGAAGCAacattaagtatgctcattggTTCATTGTGCCAGAATGGGCTGGTTGGCTTGGCAACTGAAGTTTTTGAGCAAATGTCAGAGTATGGATGTAGCCCGAATAGCATGATACGCAATTCCCTAGTTAACAGCTATTCTGAGCAAGGACGTGTGGATGAAGCACTCAAGCTATCGAGCAGTATGGCATGA